In one window of Lewinella sp. 4G2 DNA:
- the manA gene encoding mannose-6-phosphate isomerase, class I produces the protein MAVFPITGTVQHYAWGGEEFIPKFLQQEGAISQPWAEYWLGTHAKGPATLPSGKNLATVISMSPADLLGQQVASQFANQLPYLFKILDVAEMLSIQVHPDKEGAEEGFAAEEAAGEIPRDAPNRNYRDDNHKPELGVAISHFYLLHGFCSEAAILKTLNTIPGWDALAGELQQGGIEQLYRHVMAADQVQINNWLQPLFGTLQEEAPGDLSSPNYWAAEAFRTYTKNGNHDRGIFSIYWMNIVHLKPGEGIFQDAGIPHAYLRGTCLELMANSDNVLRGGLTPKHIDVPELLKHTLTHPVEPAILLPESGGDDWSVYPTPAPDFALALSQVHAGGQVTVDATQGPCMLLLMTGEAQELNGSFTLDEHHRTLFVGAGEKITLRALRESVIYRAGVNL, from the coding sequence ATGGCAGTTTTCCCCATCACCGGAACGGTTCAACACTACGCCTGGGGCGGCGAGGAATTTATTCCCAAGTTCCTACAGCAAGAGGGTGCGATTAGCCAACCCTGGGCGGAGTACTGGCTGGGGACGCACGCTAAGGGACCGGCAACACTCCCTTCCGGGAAGAACCTCGCAACGGTTATTTCGATGAGTCCGGCGGATTTACTTGGGCAGCAAGTCGCCAGTCAATTTGCTAATCAGTTGCCGTATCTATTCAAAATTCTCGACGTTGCTGAAATGCTGTCCATTCAGGTGCACCCCGACAAGGAGGGCGCGGAGGAAGGTTTTGCAGCCGAAGAAGCGGCGGGGGAAATTCCTCGCGACGCACCCAACCGTAATTACCGCGACGACAACCACAAACCAGAATTAGGCGTAGCCATCAGCCACTTTTACCTGCTCCACGGCTTCTGTAGTGAGGCTGCTATTCTAAAGACACTTAATACTATTCCCGGGTGGGACGCCTTGGCTGGCGAGCTACAACAGGGCGGGATCGAGCAGCTATACCGCCACGTGATGGCAGCAGACCAAGTTCAGATCAATAATTGGTTGCAACCGCTCTTCGGCACGTTACAAGAAGAAGCACCAGGCGATCTTTCTTCCCCGAACTACTGGGCCGCAGAAGCCTTCCGCACCTACACCAAAAACGGTAACCACGATCGCGGGATCTTCAGCATTTACTGGATGAACATCGTCCACCTCAAGCCCGGTGAAGGCATTTTTCAAGACGCCGGCATCCCCCACGCCTACCTCCGCGGCACCTGTCTGGAACTCATGGCCAACTCCGACAACGTACTCCGCGGTGGCCTCACGCCGAAGCACATCGACGTGCCGGAGTTACTCAAACACACGCTTACCCATCCCGTCGAGCCGGCCATTTTGTTACCGGAATCAGGGGGTGACGACTGGTCCGTCTACCCCACCCCAGCTCCCGATTTCGCTTTGGCGCTGTCGCAGGTGCACGCAGGTGGGCAAGTAACCGTGGACGCCACCCAGGGCCCCTGTATGCTACTCCTAATGACGGGGGAAGCCCAGGAGCTGAATGGATCCTTTACGTTGGACGAGCACCACCGTACCCTCTTCGTAGGCGCCGGCGAAAAGATCACCCTGCGAGCTTTGCGGGAGTCCGTTATCTATCGTGCCGGGGTCAACCTCTAG
- the metK gene encoding methionine adenosyltransferase: MPYLFTSESVSEGHPDKVADQISDNLVDHFLAFDPNSKVACETLVTTGQVVLAGEVKSTTYLDVQQLARDVIERIGYTKSEYMFEANSCGVLSAIHEQSPDINQGVDRASAEEQGAGDQGMMFGYATDETDNYMPLALDLSHKILQELAAIRKAGKKMKYLRPDSKSQVTIEYDDKHQPIRIDSIVVSTQHDDFDKDEKMLAQIKEDVINIVIPKVKRAQKKSIQKLFTKDITYHVNPTGKFVIGGPHGDTGLTGRKIIVDTYGGKGAHGGGAFSGKDPSKVDRSAAYATRHIAKNLVAAGVASEVLVQVSYAIGVAEPTNIYVNTYGSAKVKLTDAQIADKVMEVFDMRPYAIEKRLKLRKPIYSDSAAYGHMGRTPEKKTLTFKDGSGTTKTIKVETFTWEKLDYVKRVQKAFKIKA; encoded by the coding sequence ATGCCCTACCTATTTACTTCGGAGTCCGTATCGGAAGGCCACCCCGACAAAGTCGCGGATCAAATCAGCGACAATCTCGTCGACCACTTTTTAGCCTTTGATCCTAACTCTAAAGTAGCCTGCGAAACGTTGGTAACTACCGGGCAGGTCGTGCTTGCTGGGGAAGTAAAATCAACCACCTATCTCGACGTACAGCAACTTGCGCGCGATGTCATCGAGCGGATCGGGTACACCAAGAGTGAGTACATGTTTGAAGCCAATAGCTGTGGTGTGCTGTCGGCCATCCACGAGCAGAGCCCCGACATCAACCAGGGGGTGGACCGCGCTAGCGCCGAAGAGCAGGGCGCCGGCGATCAGGGCATGATGTTCGGCTATGCAACCGACGAGACGGATAACTACATGCCGCTTGCGCTGGACCTAAGCCACAAGATCCTTCAGGAGCTCGCCGCCATCCGCAAAGCCGGTAAGAAGATGAAGTACCTGCGCCCGGACTCCAAGAGCCAGGTAACCATTGAGTACGACGATAAGCACCAACCAATCCGGATCGACTCCATCGTGGTATCAACCCAACACGATGATTTCGATAAGGACGAAAAGATGCTCGCACAAATCAAGGAAGACGTCATCAACATCGTCATCCCCAAAGTGAAGCGGGCCCAGAAGAAATCTATCCAGAAACTCTTCACTAAGGACATCACCTACCACGTCAACCCCACTGGCAAATTCGTGATCGGTGGCCCCCACGGCGATACCGGTCTGACCGGCCGTAAGATCATCGTCGATACCTACGGCGGTAAGGGTGCCCACGGCGGTGGCGCCTTCAGCGGTAAGGATCCGAGCAAAGTGGACCGGTCCGCCGCCTACGCGACCCGCCACATCGCCAAGAACCTCGTAGCTGCCGGTGTGGCCAGCGAAGTGTTGGTGCAGGTGAGTTACGCCATTGGCGTTGCCGAGCCTACCAATATCTACGTCAATACCTACGGTTCGGCTAAAGTGAAACTCACCGACGCACAGATCGCCGACAAGGTGATGGAGGTCTTCGACATGCGCCCCTACGCCATCGAAAAGCGCCTCAAACTGCGGAAGCCGATCTACTCCGATTCCGCTGCCTACGGGCACATGGGCCGGACGCCGGAAAAGAAGACCCTCACCTTTAAGGACGGCTCGGGTACCACTAAAACCATTAAGGTGGAGACCTTCACCTGGGAAAAGCTGGACTACGTAAAGCGTGTGCAGAAAGCTTTTAAGATCAAGGCGTAA